One region of Chlorobiota bacterium genomic DNA includes:
- the ftsZ gene encoding cell division protein FtsZ → MIELDRTTEEHYGAKLRIIGVGGGGGNAVNSMIDRGLAGCEFMVVNTDVQALQNSLSPIRVQVGRQLTRGLGAGATPTVGRDAVLENRDEIHQALHGADMVFVTCGMGGGTGTGGAPVVAEIAKAAGALVVGVVTRPFDWEGKRRKDQAELGIKELKQHVDTLIVVPNQKLLSIIDKRVGFRDAFRLVDDVLYNATRGIAEIITGHGVVNVDFADVRTVMKDMGEALMGTGIANGEYRATEAAQNAISSPLLEGISISGAEGVLINIAASSNMTMMEVDEAVKVVYDAVGSDANIIFGVVLNDDLADQMMVTVIATGFNKAKENKVQQPAEASWQNNGFRPQQVAQQQAAQPMVHQTQQPIQQPPQPSIRTAYPFPHEGSRVPIGQEELEQYNEPAVMRRGSVGIHRGGFDIRRQDAEANANPEQQEQQEQQHERRRQAVEKPAFLRRIMD, encoded by the coding sequence CAACAGCATGATTGACCGTGGGCTTGCCGGCTGCGAGTTTATGGTTGTCAACACCGATGTGCAGGCGTTGCAGAACAGCCTGTCGCCCATTCGCGTCCAGGTTGGGCGCCAACTTACACGCGGGTTGGGGGCGGGGGCAACCCCAACCGTGGGACGCGATGCCGTCCTGGAAAACCGCGATGAAATCCACCAAGCATTGCATGGGGCCGACATGGTGTTTGTCACCTGCGGCATGGGCGGGGGGACCGGAACCGGCGGCGCGCCAGTGGTGGCGGAAATCGCCAAAGCTGCCGGCGCGTTGGTGGTGGGCGTTGTCACACGCCCATTCGACTGGGAGGGGAAAAGGCGGAAGGACCAGGCCGAGCTTGGAATCAAGGAACTGAAGCAGCACGTTGACACGCTGATTGTGGTTCCAAACCAAAAACTTCTTTCCATCATTGACAAGCGCGTTGGATTCCGCGACGCGTTCCGCTTGGTGGATGATGTTCTGTACAACGCCACGCGCGGCATTGCCGAGATCATCACCGGCCACGGCGTGGTGAACGTTGACTTTGCCGACGTGCGCACCGTGATGAAGGACATGGGGGAAGCATTGATGGGAACCGGAATCGCCAACGGCGAATACCGCGCAACCGAGGCCGCCCAGAACGCCATCTCGTCGCCACTGCTGGAAGGCATTTCAATCTCCGGCGCCGAAGGGGTGCTGATTAACATCGCCGCCAGCAGCAACATGACCATGATGGAAGTTGACGAAGCCGTCAAAGTGGTGTACGATGCCGTTGGTTCCGATGCCAACATCATCTTCGGTGTGGTGCTGAACGATGACCTGGCCGACCAAATGATGGTGACGGTGATTGCCACCGGGTTCAACAAAGCCAAGGAGAACAAGGTCCAGCAGCCCGCCGAAGCCAGCTGGCAGAACAACGGATTCCGCCCGCAACAAGTGGCCCAGCAACAGGCGGCCCAGCCAATGGTCCACCAGACGCAGCAGCCGATTCAACAGCCCCCCCAGCCCAGCATCCGCACGGCGTACCCGTTCCCACACGAAGGAAGCCGCGTGCCGATTGGGCAAGAGGAGCTTGAGCAATACAACGAGCCGGCAGTGATGCGCCGGGGATCGGTTGGCATCCACCGTGGTGGGTTCGACATCCGCCGCCAGGATGCCGAGGCAAACGCAAACCCAGAGCAACAAGAACAGCAGGAGCAGCAGCACGAACGCCGCCGCCAAGCTGTTGAAAAACCAGCGTTCCTACGGAGGATCATGGATTAA